The genome window acgtatgaaaaatatagctaTGTGCTGGATATGAGAAAATGTATAGGACCATGCATTCAAGTCATGATTCGTGCTGGTCGGACTCAATGTgaatatacaaacaaaaactgttctaaaatATCTTGGCTGATTGTAATAAAGCTTGATGATCAGGTTATAGTAATACCTTTTCAATACAGTCAGAATCCGTAGAAACACAGACGAATGagaatatcagaaatttcactgcaaTTGAATTCGTGATTCTTCGCGCGGtttcaattcactttctttcagaacctagaACAATCCTTGTAGTGACAATtcacaaaagtaaaatataaaaactacagACTTGAATTAGGCTGTGTGCCACATAATATAGCTGCAGAATTTATATTGTCGTAGCAACGCTTCGAAGTAAGAACGTGTTAACGCACAAGCAAACTTAGCACATCAGCAGCGTAGGTGACGGTCGgattctcaggttaagcatcaatcggcgcggttagtacttagaTGGGTCACAGCTATAATATAAATTACACAGCTATTTGCTAAGTCCACTTATAGCTCTCACACGCATATCAGGATTTTCCGTGTAGTAGTGAACgatgtgtgacaaacattttagagtgtttatcatccgtaagacccatgactttcagtcaagggaattataacgatgaacatatttgtataaaatgataaacatttggtgtgataaatagacaatcggcttcgcctcaggttgacaacacatcgtatacgcaaaattccagtttaggCACAAGTTAGCAACTAGATTTTATGTACTGCAGCAATTTTAGACTTTCATCGAATGAATATTTACGCAAAATGAATATATGCGCACTACAGTAcataaaaagtatttcaccgaatgttcgtttttaaatgcatttgcggcattcgatatagtttctttttgtgctgttgggagagaaaacgtactaaaacgttaaaagatgtgacagaaggataaGCTGAaaatacagtttgttcatttcatttttacacagtttctaaagattgtcgatatgtcagagtttttaatgtacccagtcaattaagttcttcccaaattgcgcaatatttgaattcgcgatagaaattttaaattttgcgccaaaaattcataatttgggaagaacttacttgactgggtacatttaaaactctgacatatctaagactgtgtaaaaatgaaatgaacaaactgtaaataaataaaataatttactgaaatcaaacatttgtACAAGTTTAGCGACTGTATTAGCCATTTACGGCAACCTCCTTCAAAAGATCTGACATCGTATCTCAAATATTTCGAGCAAGATTCGTTTGTTAGTACAGATGTTGGCAGATGATAATTCGAAACAAAACATTCCAAATTGTGCGAGACATGCATTCTTCGTATGGACAAGTTTGCATCAGACACTAGGGCACTAGAGTCGCACCGTGTGGCATATACATTATCTTGAGTCTACATTAACATGACGTGCTGCATATACATTATCTGGAGTCTACATTTACATGACGTGCTTACCGCCGCAAAATATATCGACTTAGACTATGAATACACATACCTTTGAAATCAATTCGGAAATTTTCGGGAGTAAGCAATTGAAttctttctttaatttctGTCATGAATCCGTCAAAGTTGGATGGAACCGCAATACGAAATGTTGATGGTTTCCTTCCGTCCAACAACACAGAAAGACGAATGGAACGTTCCATTGAttctaaattgattttctaatAATCAAACCGGGCacacaaataaattattttattaaaaaacattCGGGCACATCTTCTACCTTGTTATGAATTTGTTGACAACGATGACAGCACAAATAGAGACATGCGCGATAATTTTAAATCTGACAACACTTAACGAATGccaaagagggattcttttcaaaaacgacctaccgaaatcggacgcattttctagtggacttttttatatgtacctcAATAGGTATTGGTCCCCAgaagccaaaaatatttttttgaaaattcatcgtTGCTTGTGTGGATAGCGAGAGGTGATCAAAAGCctaaaacatgcacttttcatatggaaatttctccggctacacgaaacgtacaaggtcgtgtgagGCAATGAATGtagagaacaggtatggtcgatagccgaattcgtcttaaacgcactcacattttatgtcaaagtaatatgaaaatgagtgcgtttaagtacgaaaatcaaatttttatgtcctccgggcggacaatagaccataccagttttacactttcattggtgtgaggtgtcattagaaaggtaattgcatgtactttcggggcaaatagTCGATCATGGGGGTAAAAGGAGTTACGAGCAGTTGAAAGTATGGGTAAAGGTTTGATTATTTCGGCGAACTTCTGACAGTTCCTATGCATCCGAAAAGCAACGAAAACATCAAAACACCGTTTCTAATTGCTACTGGTCTTAGCTTTCTAATGACTCGAAAAATTCAGTGcacagaaaaaatttgatcaaaaaatattaattttgctgCAATTTCAGATGCTGATTAACTTTTTCGTAGTTAGTGTATGTAAAACAATCGttcctttctaatgacacctcacacgaccttgtacgtttcgtgCAGCCGGAGAAATTTCCATATGAAAAGTGCATGGTTTAGGTTTCCATTCACCTCTCGCTATACATACAAGCatcgatgaattttcaaaaaaacatttttggcttctagggaccaatacctatcgaggcacatataaaaaggACCggtggaaaatgcgtccgatttcggcaggtcgtttttcaaaagaatccctcaaaatATCGTGAAGCCAGTAGCGCTATTATTCAAACTGGCGCAGTACGATGATTATGTACCGATTCTGCATGCTTCGGCAGAATTAAGAAGTGTAAgtggaaaatggtttttcaataaattttgcgaTGTAGCAGTAGTATGAATGAACTTCCGtttatttcattgttttcttGTTGTTCACTTAGACTGTAAGTATAGTTTTGAGATCATAACATTAAGTAGTTGCACGTATCTAACATAATATCACATGGGTcggtaaaaaaccattttccgtTAATTTTTCGTCGAAAGTGCAAAATCGTTTCACTTAAGAGCTAGCACTGGTGCCAATAAATAGGTGGAACAGCTTCTCCGCCAAAGTGGTATCGAAAATCTCTTCTCCATTTTTATATTCGTCCAAGTTTTTAGTGCCGCGAGGATCATTACTAGCAAAACCTTTGAGATTTCtgagagaaaaacaaaaaccaaaaaaaattggaaaatcatgaaacagtCACCACGCAGACAGTAACAAGAATTCTTACCGTGTTTTGGCAAAAGACACTTCATCCTTCGACAAGCATTCAATACTCAAAAGATTTCCGGTTCGATTCAATCGACCCACTCCAAAAAATGCCCCATTCGGCACTATgaagaacaaaatgatgtCGGGACTTGGCTCGGACTGAAAATGTGAAACACAAAGAAAACGAATTGTAGAGAGCACTGCCTTTCTTACCGAATGCATTTTCGGAATCAAGCTTACGTTTTTTATCGATTTGAACAGCCGTAACGAGGATACCAAATATGGCCACCTCTTCGACGATCCCCACGAATTCACGATCGCCTTTTTCGACTCGGCGTGCAGAATAAAGTACCGAACTTTCGCATTTAACATCACTTGGCCCTTGAAATGCGACACATACGGCGTGTTGTTGGCAACACTTCCATTGCCGTTTCGGTTATAAAGCGTTGCTGGTTGAGAACGACTGGGATAGTTCAATTGATTATTCGATTGAAATTGGAAAGAGGACTGCTGATGGTTGTGATGTTGATGTCCCTGGTTGAAGAATTTTCCATTCGGTGGTCCGCCTCTATGCCGTTCCACACCGTTTTTATTTCGCGGATTACCTTTGAGCGGCAAAAGAATCGGTCGCAGACCCACATCTTTCGGACTTCTAAATCCTGCAATTGAATCTTCGGTCTCCAGGACCTGCGCAATTACGTTAACAATTCGACTGTCATTTGCGCTAAGGCCTGGTTTCCTTTCCACACAGCACAACGTTTTCATGAACATTGAGTTCAATTTGATTCGCAACTCATGGACCATAACGGCAACCTCTTCGTCCGTCAGGAAAGCTATCCAATCGTCGAGCACCAATTTCACTGTCGGCAGATCATCGTTTTCGGAATCCGATTCCTCATCCAAGCAAATTACATTGTTTTTCGGTATGTACATTGGCCCGCCGAAAAGGGCTATCGTGAGTGGTGTGACAACCGTATTATTTCGCACCAGACATAAGCGTTCCACGCGCGACTTTTCTTCATAAACAAGCCATTCGGATGGCAGATGAGTCAGTATCGTTTTCAACGATTTCAAATTCTTTTCACGCAACACCGACGTCACATGCGGCAGTAGCTTTTTCTCttgtttcgatttcaaattGCCGACTTTACGATCGACTCGACATACATTCGGATAGAAACCAGCTACGAAGCAAGCTTTAACAGTAGCAAAGTTGTTTGAGTTCTGATTTACGTCAGCCATGTCTCCAGCGCCTCTCGGCAATATAAATCCAATGGTACGCAGTTGTCCCAAAATCTGTAACAAAATTGAAGATCAGTGCCACAGCGAGAGTTTCGATTGAATTGTTCCTTACCTGCGTACGGAATCCGTTGATGAGTTCCATAATTCCACTGCTGACTTGATTTTCTCTGCAAAATCTGTAGTCCTGTCCTTTAGTCTTATGCTCCACCCACAACTGATACAATTTAATAAAGACCATAAGATCACTGCAAGAACCGTCGGCCAATGTCTTGCGAGACAGACTCGCTGGCGTGTCACCCTCAAAATTCAAGACAAATGGATCCTTCACTGATAAGGCACTGACAATAGTCAAAACTGGATCCAAACATTTCAGTAAAATCGAGTACAAAAGCATTTTCCCGAGTTGAACGTCAACCTAATAGAGGTACCCTGAGTAATTATTgcttgaaaaatgataaaaaaatcaatttcctaCGGGCAAATCGACCAGCCGGTAACCCAATTCGGTTACGTTCTCTTTTTCGTTCAGAGCGCCAATTGTCTTCAGCAGTTTAATACTTTGATTGATGGTAGACGTTGACGGCGGTTGAAGAGCCATCGAGAGGTAGTCGGTTATGGTTGTCTTTGTCATAATGCGTGCATGCAGACATAACTCCGTTAACGGAATACGCAACAGTTCGGGCAGCGTAAACTCTTCCATCGCATCAAATCTTTGCTTCGAATACAGTCTGTAACAAAAACCGGGTTTGGTGCGGCCAGCCCGACCCATTCGCTGTTTCGCACATGCTTTCGATATCCACGTTGACGTTAAACTCGTAGACTCGGACAACGAGTCATACGAAATTTGTTTGACTTTGCCGCAATCGATTACATAGACCACGTCGTCTATGGTCAAGCTCGTCTAAACAAACGAAGAAATGTTAAATGGGTCCCAGCCGAAATactcgtttttcttttgtgtacTTACCTCAGCAATGTTCGTCGACAAAATAACTTTTCGTGATCCCGGTGCAGGTGGAGCAAAAACCCGTTTCTGATCAGACGTTTCCATATTTCCATGCAAGAATAACACTTCGATGTTGGCAGCAATATCACCCTCGCTGATCGTATTCATTTGCTCGACGATGGTATCGTAGCCGGGcagaaacaccaaaatgctACCGTCTGGCATCTGTTCGTGaatgaatttaattgttttgaaCAGCAAATCCTGATCGATTTCGGTTTCGTTGGTTTGTTCGAGGTACGACTGCAAGCGCTTCTGATTGTCCTTTTTCCTTTGCTCATTCTCAATGTTTACGGGATCGAGTTCTTCAGCACGCTGCAGCAATTCAACGCATTTGGCGTGACCATAATTTAAAGCCCACTCCGTGGCAGTGTACCCAAAGCCACCGATAACTGATGGATCGGCTCCCATTTTCAGTAATACCTCAATAACATCCGGAAGATCGTTTATCGCCGCAATCATCAATGCATTCAGTTCGGTATCGCTGTGTTTAACGTTCACATCGACACCTTCACCGGTAACCAAGTAGAAGAACTGACTAAAATCACATCTACCATAAAAACACTCCTGAAGCGTCTCGTTAATGATTTCGCTCTGATCGTCCACCACGGCCTGAACATCTAGTCGCTTTGATGACTTCTTTTTATTCCCTTTCACCACTGTTGATGCAATTGGCTTCAACGCCTCGCTTTGTATTTGCTTGTCCGCATATCGAAGCATTCCAAGCACATCTTCGAGCTGGTTAATTTCAACGGGATACATGCGCCCCGGAATTTTTAGCAACGGACAGGCAAAATAGGCCGTGTAAATATCCGTATCAATCGTTGCCGACATCAGTATGACTTTCAGTTTGGGATTATCAGCCATTGCCTCCTTAATggcaataaacaaaaaatcggtGTACTTGTCGCGTTCATGTACCTGCAATAGGGAACAACATCAGAAGCACGTTCTGTTTGAAATTGTGGGCAGACATTACTTCATCCATCACAATGTGCGTGATTCGACTCAGCCAAGTTGCCGAACTGTCACTGATCAGACATCGTAGCAGAAATCCGCTTGTAGTGTAAATCAAATTCGATGTCGGGCTCACTTTGCTCTCCAGGCGAATCTGATAGCCAACTGTGAAAGAaggaaatttgtttcaaactTACTTCAAATACGACACAAAAAGTGGAGATTcggaaaatttagcaaaatccAAGAGTTTTCCCCCAATGATGATGAGGTTCATGAGATTCATGAGTTAGGACTTCGAGTTAGTAATTGGCAAAAGCACACAAATCATTCAATGACATTCACCCAATAAGAGTTATAGCAAAGACCAGAGCAACAACAATTCAATGGACAATAgcaattaaacgaaaaactgCTTCAGGTAGACTGCATGCATATGGGTTCACCATCTTTTCATTTGGAATTTCTTACGGATGTTTTAGAATAATTTCAGTTGTGGACACACTGTCCATCGTCGCTGcctaaataataaaaaatattgtcgCAAGCAACAGGAACAGTTGCCATCCCTTTGAGAATGTTTTCGTAGACATTCCGGAACCgacaacacaaaaaagaaaacactGACCTCGAACAGCTGCTCTATGCAGCACCACATGCAATTGATAAATCTTACCTGTGCTCCCAACAATTTCTCCTCGTTCATACGCAACTCTGTCTGCCATTGACACAGCTGCAATTCTTCGCGGTTGGGTACATATAATGCGGCACGGTTCACTCCTGGCAGTGTGATCTTCCAAGATGTACTGAGGCACTTGAGTAGTTTTACCGGAACCGGTATCGCCGGCTATAACAACCACTCGGTTCGTATTGATCATTTCAATGATTGTTGGGCGGTATTCGGTGATGGGTAATTTAGCGTGCGTGTCAATGATGTCACGCGAAACAGAAATGTGTGGTGGCACCAACAGTTTGAATATGGCAAAGCCGTAGTAGTACTGATTCGGTTTTTTGTTCGTTGCCAGTTCCTTGGCATCGGAACGTTCGCGATCGGTCACTTTGTGTTCGATGAGAAATCGTTTGATTAGATTCGACGATTCCGAGGACATTGTCAGTACGGCGTCGTATGAAATTTGCGTATTAGTGTTAGGCTTATAGACTGTCAGGAAACGGTTAATGCCTGAAACAAAGTCACTGTAGAAACATGGCACTCAATCTCACTTGTTTACCGTTTACCTTTGCCATGTGATTTTGATTTCAATCCCATCGACTGAGCGTACTTATGTACAAAGCCTCGTTGAGTGTTTGTAAACGATACGGGAAATGCATGCGTTTGCATATCGTCGTCGGCAATAAAAGCTTGTATTTGTTTCTGCACGGCAATCCGTAAGCTTTCTTCCATCAGGAAGTTTTTCGAATTGCGATCGGTTGCTTTTGTAGCCATTGTAATCGTAATGAATCGATgtaaaacaatagaaaatatattttttgtgtatggTGTCGACGAAAATAACGGTTCAATTTTCACTTATAATTTTGTGGCAAAATGCGGCGGCAGTATCACACCGAATTACGTACAaagtttcattcaaaatttgttactttttggataaacaattttgaacCGATTCTGCCAAAGAAACTATAAGAATAACAATTCGAAATGAAACACTTCACTCCGTCTTATTATCCAACCtctttttgacttttcaatGTGACATATGTGAATGCGAAAACGGGTGTAATGGTAAAAACGTTTACAACACAACCACCACACGAACAAAATTGTTGAGAAGAAGAAGCACATTTATAGCAAGAGTGGCAAGAGTACAGTCAGTTTAGCATCGATtgtgcgtgtgtgtgtgtgtgtggtgtgtgttGAATGTTGCCATGAAAGAATTTACAGAATGCAAATTTTTCGATTCGAAATTTAGCgccaaaaaatttgaaatattttattaaatctcTTGAAGGAAGAATTCTTCACTGAATCAACAGTTCGTTGCACGACTTCCACAAAATCTCAAATCACGAATCTCTAAACACAAATTGTAACCAGTATTGTGAAGATACCACAGGCTCTAGTCCTTCAGCACTCTCGCTTTTGAAGCTAGGAGGGTTTGAGAAATAATATGTCTGATGTATGTTCTACTCGGTTTACATTgcaacaacgcacttcaagcatgagtggtactctaaataggatcccaacaaaaatctcttcgagaaaagtgtgacgcagtctttgaagtacaatttctaaaatgaatgatatcgctagagttgacgctttcagcttcgttacgcaaaaattaaattttacacccaattttagttcaaacaagctggcctagtttttctcatcatctgccaaataatgtttaccaaaaaaaaaatttgactgtaaacaaccaaaattttaccaaaaaagtctgcgtcgcaaagtggcagatgttcaaaAACTCGAaagtttgacgaaaatcgaaaatttgacgaaaatccaaaatttgacgaaatttgaaaatttgacgaaaattgaaaatttgacgaaagtccCCTCTGTGCTACTcgcaaaactctgagactttgccgatgAAAGTAACtatctatctgccaccattcaagaaataactctaaaaccctaattgaccacccatttctaactttcgccatttttcacatatgcccctctgttctaatcgtaaaactctgagactttgccgaagaaagtaactctctatctctcataagccaaaaaatgttactcctttcatcctacgctcgagtagcttaaaatttggtcacctgaccactctagctcaaccgAATCTGtaccaatttttctaattattttcttgttcGATTTGTgtggcgaatacctttcatttgatgggtcacacgcccCTGTAGGTTTACAGTTGCAACGTTGCAAcgtaaaacaaaaagttttcgtttttattagcTTTGAATTCCTCAGCGATACAACACTTCACATAATACAGAGCAGAGGCGCCGACTACGGTCTTGCCGCGAGGCTCGGGCAACACTATGACCAAATTTGTCGAGGCTGAGCAACACTATGACTCGACGACACAATAAATACAGGGGTCGTACTACTCCttattttcctgattttccttatttttgaaaaaaccaccttattcctccttatttttgaaaaagttcctttttttccttatttttcaataattttgacgagaaaactacatttttggataacagataataaaaaaaaatcgctgcgcGGCAGAATACTGAGCAATAGGGTCATCGTAAATCTTCACCCGATCTCCTACTGCTAGTAAACAAACCATAGAAATGTAGTTCCTTGTTGTCGATTTTACTGAAGAAAAATATCCACGTGGATTACAGTAATTTTGCTACCTTCCCACTCAATGGGAAGAGCGGTGTTGAAGAAGGGGAGGGAGGGTAGAATTGAAGGTAACGGACGAATGTTTGGAAAGAATTGCCTCTGTCTCACGCTAAAAAGCGCGGTCATACTAAGTCAGCTAAAGCATCGACTTTACAAAAAGTCAGTCTAAGAAACAATCTAACGACAATAGAGCACAGTGGGGGAGGGGGTCccaaagtttcaaaattttggtggaCGCCACTTGTGTGCGACCTGTTGGAGGCTTGAAAAGGTCAATGGAATCTACCTGTTCCAAGTCATCTATGGGAAgaatcattattttattatttcactgaTGTACTAAGAGGGAAACTTTCCCAACAAACTATTTGGTGGTagatcacacaaaaaaacaagacctacataaacttaaattcatttgatcaaattattgtgttgtttacaaatttgatATAATTCTGACCTCAAATCTCTACTTCacctaaaagaaaattaaggaatGTAGCATATTGAGAAATGTACAGTTTATCCTGAGGTTCAAAACACGACCTACAACCAATGGAATGTTGTAAAGAACCATAGTCTTATTTTGTGGGTTGTGTGGATTATTTGTATTAatatttacacgtaaatattcacagtccacaaaataaacaattgacaTGGTATAAGAAAGTAGCGGTAAGCTAAggttaataatttcaaattaacttttactATTAAACCATGGTAATTCATAGGCGAAAAATTCTTCACTGAGTGAACATTCGTTTCGTTGAGTTAACGCTGTCAAGTTTAACTTTGAGGTTAGATTTCTCACGATGTACTTTGGTCGTGAAAGTTTACCCAGATGTCATGAACGTTTCGTTTCTGAACGTGGCCCATTGCGTTTAAGTGGATTTAAGTGGATTAAATTAGTGTAAAATCGTTGAATATGGGtatgggaatttttgaaaaacttcgtaatttttgattatgaGCCTAAAAAAGCGTGCAGGGGGTGTGCGTATAAAAAATCATCAAGATTTTTACccaaaaatttacttccaagctccttattttctccttaatttcaaccgaaaaattccttattttctccttattt of Bradysia coprophila strain Holo2 chromosome X unlocalized genomic scaffold, BU_Bcop_v1 contig_26, whole genome shotgun sequence contains these proteins:
- the LOC119069333 gene encoding 3'-5' RNA helicase YTHDC2-like, translated to MATKATDRNSKNFLMEESLRIAVQKQIQAFIADDDMQTHAFPVSFTNTQRGFVHKYAQSMGLKSKSHGKGINRFLTVYKPNTNTQISYDAVLTMSSESSNLIKRFLIEHKVTDRERSDAKELATNKKPNQYYYGFAIFKLLVPPHISVSRDIIDTHAKLPITEYRPTIIEMINTNRVVVIAGDTGSGKTTQVPQYILEDHTARSEPCRIICTQPRRIAAVSMADRVAYERGEIVGSTVGYQIRLESKVSPTSNLIYTTSGFLLRCLISDSSATWLSRITHIVMDEVHERDKYTDFLFIAIKEAMADNPKLKVILMSATIDTDIYTAYFACPLLKIPGRMYPVEINQLEDVLGMLRYADKQIQSEALKPIASTVVKGNKKKSSKRLDVQAVVDDQSEIINETLQECFYGRCDFSQFFYLVTGEGVDVNVKHSDTELNALMIAAINDLPDVIEVLLKMGADPSVIGGFGYTATEWALNYGHAKCVELLQRAEELDPVNIENEQRKKDNQKRLQSYLEQTNETEIDQDLLFKTIKFIHEQMPDGSILVFLPGYDTIVEQMNTISEGDIAANIEVLFLHGNMETSDQKRVFAPPAPGSRKVILSTNIAETSLTIDDVVYVIDCGKVKQISYDSLSESTSLTSTWISKACAKQRMGRAGRTKPGFCYRLYSKQRFDAMEEFTLPELLRIPLTELCLHARIMTKTTITDYLSMALQPPSTSTINQSIKLLKTIGALNEKENVTELGYRLVDLPVDVQLGKMLLYSILLKCLDPVLTIVSALSVKDPFVLNFEGDTPASLSRKTLADGSCSDLMVFIKLYQLWVEHKTKGQDYRFCRENQVSSGIMELINGFRTQILGQLRTIGFILPRGAGDMADVNQNSNNFATVKACFVAGFYPNVCRVDRKVGNLKSKQEKKLLPHVTSVLREKNLKSLKTILTHLPSEWLVYEEKSRVERLCLVRNNTVVTPLTIALFGGPMYIPKNNVICLDEESDSENDDLPTVKLVLDDWIAFLTDEEVAVMVHELRIKLNSMFMKTLCCVERKPGLSANDSRIVNVIAQVLETEDSIAGFRSPKDVGLRPILLPLKGNPRNKNGVERHRGGPPNGKFFNQGHQHHNHQQSSFQFQSNNQLNYPSRSQPATLYNRNGNGSVANNTPYVSHFKGQVMLNAKVRYFILHAESKKAIVNSWGSSKRWPYLVSSLRLFKSIKNSEPSPDIILFFIVPNGAFFGVGRLNRTGNLLSIECLSKDEVSFAKTRNLKGFASNDPRGTKNLDEYKNGEEIFDTTLAEKLFHLFIGTSASS